One Falco cherrug isolate bFalChe1 chromosome 11, bFalChe1.pri, whole genome shotgun sequence DNA window includes the following coding sequences:
- the AP1S3 gene encoding AP-1 complex subunit sigma-3, whose product MRPGLTWRGAGREAGREGGGRQPPGPGRLPACRRRTMIHFILLFSRQGKLRLQKWYTTLPDKEKKKIIREIVQIILSRNQKTCSFVDWKDLKLVYKRYASLYFCCAIEDQDNELLTLEVVHRYVELLDRYFGNVCELDIIFNFEKAYFILDEFVIGGEVQETSKRSAVKAIEDSDMLQETVEEYMNKPAF is encoded by the exons ATGCGGCCGGGCCTCACCTggcgcggggcggggagggaggcagggcgGGAGGGAGGCGGCCGGCAGCcacccgggccgggccggctcCCAGCGTGCCGCCGCCGCACCATG ATACACTTTATACTGCTGTTCAGTCGGCAGGGGAAGTTAAGGCTTCAGAAATGGTATACGACGCTACCtgataaagagaagaaaaagatcatTCGAGAAATTGTTCAGATTATTTTGTCTCGCAATCAAAAAACATGTAGTTTTGTTGACTGGAAAGACCTCAAGCTTGTTTACAAAAG GTATGCTAGTTTATATTTCTGTTGTGCAATAGAAGACCAAGACAATGAGCTCCTGACACTAGAGGTCGTTCATCGATACGTAGAGCTTCTGGACAGATACTTTGGAAAC GTGTGCGAGCTGGATATTatctttaattttgaaaaagcttattttattcTTGATGAGTTTGTAATCGGTGGAGAAGTTCAAGAAACTTCAAAGAGGTCTGCAGTGAAAGCCATAGAAGACTCTGACATGTTGCAGGAG ACAGTGGAAGAGTACATGAACAAGCCtgcattttaa